The following is a genomic window from Nitrospira sp..
GTTCTTCTGCTCAATCGCAATCGCGGGCCGCACATTGAGAATACGGTCGACATCGGGGCGGGCCACTTTGTCGATGAACATGCGTGCGTAGGTCGAGAGGGACTCCACATAGCGCCATTGGCCTTCGGCAAAGAGCGTGTCGAAGGCCAGCGACGATTTGCCAGAACCGGACAACCCGGTGATGACCGTGACCTGGTTGTGGGGAATCCGGAGCGAGATGTTCTTGAGATTATTCTGCCGCGCGCCCTCGACGATGAGGTCGGAGGATGGAGGCTTAGGCAAGGGGGTGATGTCCACGCGATGATTCCTAGTGAGCGAACGGATGATCGTATCAAGCGGGCGGACCTGCTTCAACCGGGAACGGAGAAAGGCTTGGCGATTAATTCCTGAGGTGAGAGGATGGAGCATTTACCGGGAGGGACGCATGATTGTGACGACGACACCGAACATTGAAGGCAAGCGCGCAGTCAAATATCTAGGACTCGTCAGCGGCGACGCGATTTTGGGCGCGAACATCTTTCGCGATTTCTTTGCCTCGATCAGGGATATTGTCGGGGGGCGCTCGGCCGCCTATGAAGCTGAGCTACGGAAGGCCAAGGATATTGCTATCGGCGAAATGCGTGAGCAAGCTAGGAATCTTGGCGCCAATGCCATCGTCGGGATCGACATCGATTATGAAACCATCGGTGCCAGCAGCAGCATGCTTATGGTAAGTGCGAGTGGGACGGCGGTGGTAGTTGAATAGCAGACAGCTGAAAATGTCTGCCAGCTTCGTTCTCGCATCGTTCAGACCCTCAACGTACCCCAGAGGGTACGCCTCGGTCCCTCACTCGCTGCGGCCTTGCTGGACAGCCATTTTGAG
Proteins encoded in this region:
- a CDS encoding hypothetical protein (Evidence 4 : Unknown function but conserved in other organisms; MaGe:77310174); translated protein: MIVTTTPNIEGKRAVKYLGLVSGDAILGANIFRDFFASIRDIVGGRSAAYEAELRKAKDIAIGEMREQARNLGANAIVGIDIDYETIGASSSMLMVSASGTAVVVE